In Symmachiella dynata, the following are encoded in one genomic region:
- a CDS encoding DUF4303 domain-containing protein: MPEIVDALTLHYRKWVAEHSGEKIYAYVIYPVPLIAAIGMSVLTEQGLKQVAWEYKTKHGYEQSLEQLAIDLRWSVADTPYCGDYLEIFDSVNERLEGMLSYVDSLEINDPAFDTHYETLESTLVRALNYFRLEVLGGATRLILYVDFGDMSDEDRLRFIKLCNTPEMVNWYLATNKKAS, from the coding sequence ATGCCTGAAATCGTCGACGCCCTCACACTGCACTACCGCAAGTGGGTAGCCGAACACAGCGGCGAAAAGATTTATGCGTACGTCATTTACCCGGTTCCGCTTATTGCAGCCATCGGGATGTCTGTTTTGACCGAACAGGGATTGAAACAGGTCGCTTGGGAATACAAAACCAAACACGGATATGAGCAATCGCTTGAACAGCTCGCGATCGATCTCCGTTGGTCCGTAGCCGACACGCCGTATTGTGGAGATTACCTAGAAATCTTCGATTCCGTGAACGAGCGACTTGAGGGAATGCTCTCATACGTCGACTCGCTTGAGATCAACGACCCCGCATTCGACACACACTACGAAACGCTTGAGTCAACGCTTGTGAGGGCACTGAATTATTTTCGGCTTGAGGTTCTGGGCGGGGCAACGCGGCTAATCTTGTACGTAGACTTTGGTGATATGAGCGACGAGGACCGTCTCCGGTTCATTAAGCTGTGCAACACGCCGGAAATGGTGAATTGGTATCTCGCGACAAATAAAAAGGCAAGCTAA
- a CDS encoding GDSL-type esterase/lipase family protein gives MESPLHRLRDASMFPRRIVALGSSSIHGRGDFELGGFIHRLRIWHEAQSPRNFVYQLGIFGESTESLIARLPMEAGVRRPHLLILYPGFNDIRREGAESSENAVSIEEFRNSMAALVECSLKISPTLMLTGFPFEEAKTTPYLGSDWYYLRADAARYTDVLRQVCEERSCPILDYFKNWDSEKLSNLLADDGLHCNPTGHEKLYRELREFLENKFQADKSGSEKR, from the coding sequence ATGGAATCTCCTTTGCACCGTCTGAGGGACGCCAGCATGTTTCCAAGGCGAATTGTGGCTCTCGGTTCCAGTTCAATTCATGGAAGAGGTGACTTTGAACTCGGTGGATTTATTCACCGATTGCGGATATGGCATGAAGCTCAAAGTCCAAGGAACTTTGTCTACCAACTTGGCATTTTTGGCGAAAGCACCGAAAGTCTCATTGCGCGTCTCCCGATGGAAGCAGGAGTTCGTCGCCCGCATCTTCTAATTCTCTATCCTGGATTTAATGACATCCGACGCGAAGGGGCTGAGTCCTCTGAGAATGCCGTCTCGATTGAAGAGTTTCGAAATTCCATGGCGGCCTTGGTCGAATGCTCGCTGAAAATATCCCCAACCTTGATGCTGACGGGATTCCCATTTGAGGAAGCGAAAACGACACCTTATTTGGGCTCCGATTGGTATTATCTTCGCGCAGATGCAGCGCGCTACACGGATGTTTTGCGGCAAGTCTGTGAGGAGAGGTCGTGTCCAATTCTTGACTATTTCAAGAATTGGGATTCAGAGAAGCTGAGCAACCTGCTGGCTGATGATGGACTACACTGCAACCCCACAGGGCATGAAAAACTCTATCGAGAACTTCGAGAGTTTCTGGAAAACAAGTTCCAGGCAGACAAGAGTGGCTCAGAAAAACGCTGA